The Polyangium mundeleinium genome contains the following window.
CCGATCGAGATCCGCCACGGCAATCGCCTCGCCGACGCCGCATGTGCTGGACGACCACGCGGGGCTCGTTTCGAAGGCACGCGACGTCCCCAGGAACAGCAAGAGCGGCGCGCCATACCCGTAAAACTGCGGACCCCACCGGCTCGCGAGGAGATCGAGCGCGCCGTCGCCGTTCACGTCCGCGAGGCGGACGCCCGCGCCCCAGCCCGAGGTGTCCGAGGTCCAGATGGGATCGGCGCTGGAAAAAGGCCAGTAGGCCATCAGGCGCGAATCGCTGCCCATGCCGCTCGCGCAGCTCTCGGGCGGGGGCAGACTCGGGTAGAGGTTGCCCACGTAGGCACGGGGCGTCTCCGGCGGGCGCGCCGGCGCGAGGTCGTCGGGCGGAACGATGTCCTTGTAATGGTCGTTGTAGAACGTGACGATCCCCTGGCGACCGCCGATCGTCCCCACGTCGACGAAGAGCGGAAGGCCGCGCTCGACGCGAGCGGTCCAGGAGGCGACCGTGCCGAGGTTGACCTTGCCGTCCTCGCCCCGCGCCCCCCGATACACCGGGAGCCCCCGCGCGGCGACGAGGAGATCGAGGAATCCGTCGCCGTCGATGTCCGCGAATTTCGGGGTGAGCGCGTGCATGCGCGCGCGGGATGTCCATGCGGGCCTACGCGACAGCTTGCCTCCGTCGTTTGCATAGATCCGCACGCGCCCAGGCTCGGGTTTGGGCTCGAGGTCGGGCTCGGTGCTGGGCTCGAAGGCCACGCCGACGGCGAGATCGAGGTCGCCGTCGCCGTCGTAATCGCCGAGCGCGGCGCCGAAGCTCGAAAACGTATCCTCCGTGCGAAAGCTGGGCGTCCGTTCGAGGGTGCCGCCGCGATTGAAGTAGACCTTCGCGTACCCCCGCGTATCCGCGTCGATCCAGGGGCCCACCGTGACCGCGACGTCGACGAATCCGTCGAGATCGATGTCGCCCACGGCGACGCCCGCATGAAAATCCTCGTCGTCAGAGGACCAGCTCGGCTCGCTCGGGAAGCCGCCCCGGCCGTCGTTCCGATACACGGTCACGGGGCGCCGCGCCAGGTCGTTTCCATTGGCGACGACGAGATCCTTGAACCCGTCGCCGTCGATGTCCGCGAGGGCGGCCCCGAGGGAGTGCATGTTCGTGTCGGCGGAGCGATACCCCGGCTCCGCTGGATAAGGAGGCGCGGCCCGCGGAGGTCTCTGCGTGACGTCGCCGCCAGGCGGTGGCCCGGAAGGAGCCGTCACGAAGAGCGCTCCGACGAGCGAGAAGCACACCAATCCTACCCCGATCCTGGTCGCGGTGCCCCATCCCATCGCTTTCGCTCCCTCATTGCGGTGGTTCGAAC
Protein-coding sequences here:
- a CDS encoding FG-GAP repeat domain-containing protein; translated protein: MTAPSGPPPGGDVTQRPPRAAPPYPAEPGYRSADTNMHSLGAALADIDGDGFKDLVVANGNDLARRPVTVYRNDGRGGFPSEPSWSSDDEDFHAGVAVGDIDLDGFVDVAVTVGPWIDADTRGYAKVYFNRGGTLERTPSFRTEDTFSSFGAALGDYDGDGDLDLAVGVAFEPSTEPDLEPKPEPGRVRIYANDGGKLSRRPAWTSRARMHALTPKFADIDGDGFLDLLVAARGLPVYRGARGEDGKVNLGTVASWTARVERGLPLFVDVGTIGGRQGIVTFYNDHYKDIVPPDDLAPARPPETPRAYVGNLYPSLPPPESCASGMGSDSRLMAYWPFSSADPIWTSDTSGWGAGVRLADVNGDGALDLLASRWGPQFYGYGAPLLLFLGTSRAFETSPAWSSSTCGVGEAIAVADLDRSGFTEAVESFAIEKPQAGLTLSAQHVEEILDVRRDGALLGRGAYVVVPGDNWISFARRLSPGERIRVRYTHSPAPDIALASTMDSNYVFYHHAR